From Solanum lycopersicum chromosome 8, SLM_r2.1, the proteins below share one genomic window:
- the LOC101244401 gene encoding rsm22-cox11 tandem protein 2, mitochondrial isoform X2 codes for MASIVSETVPKFTAEALKSAAKQSERCHIVPIRLRRAIKKYLREQEEPHMKRKVLRLSESFSQIKEVNLMLPTSTSKELFEDPLKSVDCSQRWKIKSAYGDIGLKYRDDETLAYVASRMPAVYSALYRVLSEVRRRLPGFSPAKVLDFGAGTGSAFWAVREVWPRSLSRINLVEPSQSMQRAGQSLIKGLKSLPLIQSYGSIQALSQDVKKSDRQHDLVIASYVLGEIPSLKDRITVVRQLWEQTGDVLVLVEPGTPQGSNIISQMRSHILWMEKRRSRKLEGVSGKDSKALTTLKNGVYIVAPCPHDGRCPLDNTGKYCHFVQRLQRTSSQRAYKRSKGEPLRGFEDEKFCFIAFRRGERPKEPWPLDSMKFETLKEQHARRNPEDLEIDYEDQFISEDEGIEDEVDHVTYDSDATETDAVTENDDWEEEGEERTHADLGGGWGRIIYSPLRRGKRIEMDVCRSINQEGSEGSFERIVITKSRNPTLHHQARRSLWGDLWPF; via the exons ATGGCGTCAATAGTATCGGAAACCGTTCCGAAGTTCACCGCGGAGGCCCTCAAATCCGCAGCTAAACAATCTGAACGTTGCCATATTGTTCCTATCCGTCTTCGTAGAGCTATCAAAAAGTATCTCCGAG AGCAAGAGGAGCCACATATGAAGAGAAAAGTGTTGAGGTTATCAGAATCTTTCAGCCAAATAAAGGAAGTGAATTTGATGCTTCCAACCTCCACATCCAAGGAGCTTTTTGAAGATCCTCTCAAGTCTGTTGATTGTTCACAGCGGTGGAAAATCAAAAGTGCCTATGGTGACATTGGCCTCAAGTATAGGGATGATGAAACACTAGCCTATGTGGCGTCCCGTATGCCTGCTGTCTACTCGGCTCTTTATAGAGTTCTTAGTGAG GTACGCAGAAGATTGCCTGGTTTTTCACCTGCTAAGGTGTTGGATTTTGGGGCAGGGACTGGTTCTGCGTTTTG GGCAGTTAGAGAAGTGTGGCCACGTTCATTGAGTAGAATTAATTTGGTAGAGCCATCACAGTCCATGCAGCGTGCCGGACAGAGCCTTATAAAAG GTCTTAAAAGTTTGCCACTCATTCAAAGTTATGGAAGTATTCAAGCACTCTCTCAGGATGTCAAAAAGAGTGACAGACAACATGATCTTGTGATTGCT TCGTATGTACTCGGAGAAATTCCATCTCTGAAGGACAGAATCACGGTTGTACGCCAGCTTTGGGAACAGACAGGAGATGTTCTG GTCCTGGTAGAACCAGGAACACCACAAGGATCTAATATTATATCTCAAATGCGATCTCACATTCTATGGATGGAGAAAAGG AGAAGCCGCAAACTAGAAGGTGTATCTGGCAAAGACTCTAAAGCATTGACGACACTAAAGAATGGGGTATATATAGTTGCTCCG tGTCCACATGACGGACGTTGTCCTTTGGATAACACTGgaaaatattgtcattttgtTCAACGCTTGCAAAGGACAAGTTCGCAACGTGCCTACAAG AGGTCGAAAGGAGAGCCTCTACGTGGCTTTGAAGATGAAAAGTTTTGCTTCATCGCTTTTAGACGAGGAGAACGGCCAAA AGAGCCTTGGCCATTGGATAGTATGAAGTTTGAGACATTGAAGGAGCAGCATGCCAGAAGGAATCCAGAGGATTTAGAAATTGACTATG AGGACCAATTCATCTCAGAAGATGAGGGTATTGAGGATGAAGTAGATCATGTCACATATGATTCCGATGCTACAGAAACAGATGCTGTTACTGAAAATGATGATTGGGAGGAAGAAGGTGAAGAAAGGACCCATGCCGATCTTGGTGGTGGTTGGGGAAGAATTATATACAGTCCTCTACGTAGGGGTAAGCGGATTGAAATGGACGTTTGTCGATCAATAAATCAAGAAGGCAGTGAAGGGTCATTTGAACGGATTGTTATTACAAAGAGCAGAAACCCAACATTGCATCATCAGGCGCGAAGATCGCTTTGGGGTGACTTATGGCCCTTCTAA
- the LOC101244979 gene encoding probable trehalase isoform X2, with amino-acid sequence MGKAIIFMIFTMSMNMIKAETCKSVDKGPVIPTTPLVIFLEKVQEVALQTYGHKRVDAKLFVDMSLRKNLSETIEAFNKLPRIVNGSVSKSDLDGFIGSYLSSPDEDLVYVEPVDFVAEPEGFLPKVKNSEVRAWALEVHSLWKNLSRKVADHVLEKPELYTLLPLKNPVIIPGSRFKEVYYWDSYWVIRGLLASKMYETAKGIVTNLVSLIDQFGYVLNGARAYYSNRSQPPVLAAMIVDIFNQTGDLDLVRRSLPALLKENHFWNSGIHKVTIQDAQGSNHSLSRYYAMWNKPRPESSTIDSETASVLPNICEKRELYRELASAAESGWDFSSRWMSNGSDLTTTSTTSILPVDLNAFLLKMELDIAFLANLVGESSTASHFTEAAQNRQKAINCIFWNAEMGQWLDYWLSNSETSEDIYKWEDLHQNKKSFASNFVPLWTENSCSDNNIKTQKVVQSLMSSGLLQPAGIAMTLSNTGQQWDFPNGWPPLQHIIIEGLLKSGLEEARTLAKDIAIRWLRTNYVTYKKTGAMYEKYDVTKCGAYGGGGEYMSQTGFGWSNGVVLALLEEFGWPEDLKNDC; translated from the exons ATGGGTAAAgctataatttttatgatttttacaATGTCTATGAATATGATTAAAGCCGAAACTTGCAAATCCGTTGATAAGGGTCCTGTAATCCCAACAACCCCTTTAgtgatttttcttgaaaaagttcAAGAAGTTGCTCTTCAAACTTATGGCCATAAAAGGGTTGATGCTAAACTGTTTGTTGATATGTCACTGAGAAAGAATCTTTCAGAAACAATTGAAGCTTTTAATAAGCTTCCAAGAATTGTGAATGGTTCAGTATCAAAGAGTGATTTGGATGGTTTTATTGGTAGTTATTTGAGTAGTCCTGATGAGGATTTGGTTTATGTTGAGCCTGTGGACTTTGTGGCTGAGCCTGAAGGCTTTTTGCCAAAGGTGAAGAATTCTGAGGTGAGGGCATGGGCATTGGAGGTCCATTCACTTTGGAAGAATTTAAGTAGGAAAGTGGCTGATCATGTATTGGAAAAACCAGAGTTGTATACTTTGCTTCCATTGAAAAATCCAGTTATTATACCGGGATCGCGTTTTAAGGAGGTTTATTATTGGGATTCTTATTGGGTAATAAG GGGTTTGTTAGCCAGCAAAATGTATGAAACTGCAAAAGGGATTGTGACTAATCTGGTTTCTCTGATAGATCAATTTGGTTATGTTCTTAACGGTGCAAGAGCATACTACAGTAACAGAAG TCAGCCTCCTGTCCTGGCCGCGATGATTGTCGACATATTCAATCAGACAGGTGATTTAGATTTGGTTAGAAGATCCCTTCCTGCTTTGCTCAAGGAGAATCATTTTTGGAATTCAG GAATACATAAGGTGACTATTCAAGATGCTCAGGGATCAAACCACAGCTTGAGTCGGTACTATGCTATGTGGAATAAGCCCCGTCCAGAATCGTCAACTATT GACAGTGAAACAGCTTCCGTGCTCCCAAATATATGTGAAAAAAGAGAATTATACCGTGAACTGGCATCAGCTGCTGAAAGTGGATGGGATTTCAGTTCAAGATGGATGAG CAACGGATCTGATCTGACAACAACTAGTACAACATCAATTCTACCAGTTGATTTGAATGCATTCCTTCTGAAG ATGGAACTTGACATAGCCTTTCTAGCAAATCTTGTTGGAGAAAGTAGCACGGCTTCACATTTTACAGAAGCTGCTCAAAATAGACAGAAGGCTATAAACTGTATCTTTTGGAATGCAGAGATGGGGCAATGGCTTGATTACTGGCTTTCCAACAGTGAGACATCTGAG GATATTTATAAATGGGAAGATTTGCACCAGAACAAAAAGTCATTTGCCTCTAATTTTGTTCCGCTGTGGACTGAAAATTCTTGTTCAG ataataatatcaaaacCCAGAAAGTAGTTCAAAGTCTCATGAGCTCGGGCTTGCTTCAGCCTGCAGGGATTGCAATGACCTTGTCTAATACTGGACAGCAATG GGATTTTCCGAATGGCTGGCCCCCCCTTCAACACATAATCATTGAAGGTCTCTTAAAGTCCGGACTAGAAGAGGCAAGAACCTTAGCAAAAGACATTGCTATTCGCTGGTTAAGAACTAACTATGTCACTTACAAGAAAACCGGTGCTatgtatgaaaaatatgatGTCACAAAATGTGGAGCATATGGAGGTGGTGGTGAATATATGTCCCAA ACGGGTTTCGGATGGTCAAATGGCGTTGTACTGGCACTTCTAGAGGAATTTGGATGGCCCGAAGATTTGAAGAATGACTGCTAA
- the LOC101244979 gene encoding probable trehalase isoform X1: protein MGKAIIFMIFTMSMNMIKAETCKSVDKGPVIPTTPLVIFLEKVQEVALQTYGHKRVDAKLFVDMSLRKNLSETIEAFNKLPRIVNGSVSKSDLDGFIGSYLSSPDEDLVYVEPVDFVAEPEGFLPKVKNSEVRAWALEVHSLWKNLSRKVADHVLEKPELYTLLPLKNPVIIPGSRFKEVYYWDSYWVIRGLLASKMYETAKGIVTNLVSLIDQFGYVLNGARAYYSNRSQPPVLAAMIVDIFNQTGDLDLVRRSLPALLKENHFWNSGIHKVTIQDAQGSNHSLSRYYAMWNKPRPESSTIDSETASVLPNICEKRELYRELASAAESGWDFSSRWMSNGSDLTTTSTTSILPVDLNAFLLKMELDIAFLANLVGESSTASHFTEAAQNRQKAINCIFWNAEMGQWLDYWLSNSETSEVDIYKWEDLHQNKKSFASNFVPLWTENSCSDNNIKTQKVVQSLMSSGLLQPAGIAMTLSNTGQQWDFPNGWPPLQHIIIEGLLKSGLEEARTLAKDIAIRWLRTNYVTYKKTGAMYEKYDVTKCGAYGGGGEYMSQTGFGWSNGVVLALLEEFGWPEDLKNDC from the exons ATGGGTAAAgctataatttttatgatttttacaATGTCTATGAATATGATTAAAGCCGAAACTTGCAAATCCGTTGATAAGGGTCCTGTAATCCCAACAACCCCTTTAgtgatttttcttgaaaaagttcAAGAAGTTGCTCTTCAAACTTATGGCCATAAAAGGGTTGATGCTAAACTGTTTGTTGATATGTCACTGAGAAAGAATCTTTCAGAAACAATTGAAGCTTTTAATAAGCTTCCAAGAATTGTGAATGGTTCAGTATCAAAGAGTGATTTGGATGGTTTTATTGGTAGTTATTTGAGTAGTCCTGATGAGGATTTGGTTTATGTTGAGCCTGTGGACTTTGTGGCTGAGCCTGAAGGCTTTTTGCCAAAGGTGAAGAATTCTGAGGTGAGGGCATGGGCATTGGAGGTCCATTCACTTTGGAAGAATTTAAGTAGGAAAGTGGCTGATCATGTATTGGAAAAACCAGAGTTGTATACTTTGCTTCCATTGAAAAATCCAGTTATTATACCGGGATCGCGTTTTAAGGAGGTTTATTATTGGGATTCTTATTGGGTAATAAG GGGTTTGTTAGCCAGCAAAATGTATGAAACTGCAAAAGGGATTGTGACTAATCTGGTTTCTCTGATAGATCAATTTGGTTATGTTCTTAACGGTGCAAGAGCATACTACAGTAACAGAAG TCAGCCTCCTGTCCTGGCCGCGATGATTGTCGACATATTCAATCAGACAGGTGATTTAGATTTGGTTAGAAGATCCCTTCCTGCTTTGCTCAAGGAGAATCATTTTTGGAATTCAG GAATACATAAGGTGACTATTCAAGATGCTCAGGGATCAAACCACAGCTTGAGTCGGTACTATGCTATGTGGAATAAGCCCCGTCCAGAATCGTCAACTATT GACAGTGAAACAGCTTCCGTGCTCCCAAATATATGTGAAAAAAGAGAATTATACCGTGAACTGGCATCAGCTGCTGAAAGTGGATGGGATTTCAGTTCAAGATGGATGAG CAACGGATCTGATCTGACAACAACTAGTACAACATCAATTCTACCAGTTGATTTGAATGCATTCCTTCTGAAG ATGGAACTTGACATAGCCTTTCTAGCAAATCTTGTTGGAGAAAGTAGCACGGCTTCACATTTTACAGAAGCTGCTCAAAATAGACAGAAGGCTATAAACTGTATCTTTTGGAATGCAGAGATGGGGCAATGGCTTGATTACTGGCTTTCCAACAGTGAGACATCTGAGGTG GATATTTATAAATGGGAAGATTTGCACCAGAACAAAAAGTCATTTGCCTCTAATTTTGTTCCGCTGTGGACTGAAAATTCTTGTTCAG ataataatatcaaaacCCAGAAAGTAGTTCAAAGTCTCATGAGCTCGGGCTTGCTTCAGCCTGCAGGGATTGCAATGACCTTGTCTAATACTGGACAGCAATG GGATTTTCCGAATGGCTGGCCCCCCCTTCAACACATAATCATTGAAGGTCTCTTAAAGTCCGGACTAGAAGAGGCAAGAACCTTAGCAAAAGACATTGCTATTCGCTGGTTAAGAACTAACTATGTCACTTACAAGAAAACCGGTGCTatgtatgaaaaatatgatGTCACAAAATGTGGAGCATATGGAGGTGGTGGTGAATATATGTCCCAA ACGGGTTTCGGATGGTCAAATGGCGTTGTACTGGCACTTCTAGAGGAATTTGGATGGCCCGAAGATTTGAAGAATGACTGCTAA
- the LOC101244694 gene encoding NAD(P)-binding Rossmann-fold superfamily protein gives MLETVKYLLGSAGASGYGSKSTAENVTEQSPDLRSVTAIITGATSGIGAETARVLAKRGVKLILPARSVKAAEETKTRILSEVPEAEIIVMALDLSSLSSVRNFVAEFEYLNFPLNLLINNAGKFAHQHAISEDGIEMTFATNHLGHFLLTKLLLKKMIETANETGVQGRIVNVSSSIHGWFSGDSIQYLRLITKDKSQYDATRAYALSKLANVLHTKELARVLKKTGANVTVNCVHPGIVRTRLTREREGLVTDLVFFLTSKLLKTIPQAAATTCYVATHPRLANVSGKYFADCNEVCSSKLGSNSTEAARIWSASEIMVAKNSNANLDPLEASLL, from the exons atgcTTGAAACGGTGAAGTACTTGCTTGGTTCCGCCGGAGCTAGCGGTTACGGTTCAAAATCCACTGCCGAGAACGTCACCGAACAGTCTCCTGATCTTCGGTCGGTCACCGCTATTATCACTG GTGCGACGTCAGGAATTGGAGCGGAGACGGCGAGAGTTCTGGCAAAACGTGGTGTTAAGCTGATTTTACCGGCGCGTAGTGTAAAAGCGGCAGAGGAAACAAAAACTCGAATCCTATCTGAAGTGCCGGAGGCGGAGATCATCGTTATGGCTCTCGATCTTAGCTCTCTGAGTTCCGTACGGAATTTCGTCGCTGAATTTGAATATCTGAATTTTCCTCTCAATCTTCTCAT AAACAACGCCGGAAAATTCGCTCACCAGCATGCCATTTCTGAGGATGGAATTGAGATGACATTTGCTACTAATCACTTAG GCCATTTCCTTTTAACAAAGCTTTTACTGAAGAAGATGATCGAGACGGCTAATGAAACGGGCGTTCAAGGAAGAATAGTGAATGTATCCTCAAGCATCCATGGCTGGTTTTCCGGCGACTCGATTCAGTACCTCCGACTGATCACTAAAGACAAAAG TCAATACGATGCGACACGTGCATATGCTCTCTCGAAGCTGGCTAATGTTTTGCACACCAAGGAGCTGGCTCGGGTATTGAAA AAAACGGGGGCAAATGTGACAGTCAATTGTGTTCATCCTGGAATTGTAAGAACTAGACTCACTAGAGAACGAGAAGGCCTCGTCACTg ATCTGGTATTCTTTTTGACCTCAAAACTCTTGAAGACTATTCCACAG GCAGCTGCAACAACTTGCTATGTTGCTACTCACCCAAGACTTGCAAATGTGAGTGGAAAATATTTTGCAGACTGTAATGAAGTTTGTTCTTCAAAGTTGGGTTCCAATTCAACAGAAGCAGCACGCATATGGTCAGCTTCAGAGATCATGGTTGCAAAAAATTCAAATGCAAATTTAGATCCATTGGAGGCCAGCTTACTCTGA
- the LOC101244401 gene encoding rsm22-cox11 tandem protein 2, mitochondrial isoform X1 yields the protein MASIVSETVPKFTAEALKSAAKQSERCHIVPIRLRRAIKKYLREQEEPHMKRKVLRLSESFSQIKEVNLMLPTSTSKELFEDPLKSVDCSQRWKIKSAYGDIGLKYRDDETLAYVASRMPAVYSALYRVLSEVRRRLPGFSPAKVLDFGAGTGSAFWAVREVWPRSLSRINLVEPSQSMQRAGQSLIKGLKSLPLIQSYGSIQALSQDVKKSDRQHDLVIASYVLGEIPSLKDRITVVRQLWEQTGDVLVLVEPGTPQGSNIISQMRSHILWMEKRRSRKLEGVSGKDSKALTTLKNGVYIVAPCPHDGRCPLDNTGKYCHFVQRLQRTSSQRAYKRSKGEPLRGFEDEKFCFIAFRRGERPKQVLLQEYGMPIVNLFLACSIITIVKEPWPLDSMKFETLKEQHARRNPEDLEIDYEDQFISEDEGIEDEVDHVTYDSDATETDAVTENDDWEEEGEERTHADLGGGWGRIIYSPLRRGKRIEMDVCRSINQEGSEGSFERIVITKSRNPTLHHQARRSLWGDLWPF from the exons ATGGCGTCAATAGTATCGGAAACCGTTCCGAAGTTCACCGCGGAGGCCCTCAAATCCGCAGCTAAACAATCTGAACGTTGCCATATTGTTCCTATCCGTCTTCGTAGAGCTATCAAAAAGTATCTCCGAG AGCAAGAGGAGCCACATATGAAGAGAAAAGTGTTGAGGTTATCAGAATCTTTCAGCCAAATAAAGGAAGTGAATTTGATGCTTCCAACCTCCACATCCAAGGAGCTTTTTGAAGATCCTCTCAAGTCTGTTGATTGTTCACAGCGGTGGAAAATCAAAAGTGCCTATGGTGACATTGGCCTCAAGTATAGGGATGATGAAACACTAGCCTATGTGGCGTCCCGTATGCCTGCTGTCTACTCGGCTCTTTATAGAGTTCTTAGTGAG GTACGCAGAAGATTGCCTGGTTTTTCACCTGCTAAGGTGTTGGATTTTGGGGCAGGGACTGGTTCTGCGTTTTG GGCAGTTAGAGAAGTGTGGCCACGTTCATTGAGTAGAATTAATTTGGTAGAGCCATCACAGTCCATGCAGCGTGCCGGACAGAGCCTTATAAAAG GTCTTAAAAGTTTGCCACTCATTCAAAGTTATGGAAGTATTCAAGCACTCTCTCAGGATGTCAAAAAGAGTGACAGACAACATGATCTTGTGATTGCT TCGTATGTACTCGGAGAAATTCCATCTCTGAAGGACAGAATCACGGTTGTACGCCAGCTTTGGGAACAGACAGGAGATGTTCTG GTCCTGGTAGAACCAGGAACACCACAAGGATCTAATATTATATCTCAAATGCGATCTCACATTCTATGGATGGAGAAAAGG AGAAGCCGCAAACTAGAAGGTGTATCTGGCAAAGACTCTAAAGCATTGACGACACTAAAGAATGGGGTATATATAGTTGCTCCG tGTCCACATGACGGACGTTGTCCTTTGGATAACACTGgaaaatattgtcattttgtTCAACGCTTGCAAAGGACAAGTTCGCAACGTGCCTACAAG AGGTCGAAAGGAGAGCCTCTACGTGGCTTTGAAGATGAAAAGTTTTGCTTCATCGCTTTTAGACGAGGAGAACGGCCAAAGCAAGTTCTTCTTCAAGAATACGGAATGCCAATTGTTAATTTGTTTTTAGCTTGTTCCATCATTACCATTGTGAA AGAGCCTTGGCCATTGGATAGTATGAAGTTTGAGACATTGAAGGAGCAGCATGCCAGAAGGAATCCAGAGGATTTAGAAATTGACTATG AGGACCAATTCATCTCAGAAGATGAGGGTATTGAGGATGAAGTAGATCATGTCACATATGATTCCGATGCTACAGAAACAGATGCTGTTACTGAAAATGATGATTGGGAGGAAGAAGGTGAAGAAAGGACCCATGCCGATCTTGGTGGTGGTTGGGGAAGAATTATATACAGTCCTCTACGTAGGGGTAAGCGGATTGAAATGGACGTTTGTCGATCAATAAATCAAGAAGGCAGTGAAGGGTCATTTGAACGGATTGTTATTACAAAGAGCAGAAACCCAACATTGCATCATCAGGCGCGAAGATCGCTTTGGGGTGACTTATGGCCCTTCTAA
- the LOC101244103 gene encoding uncharacterized protein produces MMGSYSEFEEECFFDSREEITSVSDLGSDCNETCVRSLGDECVLGYDLWNKDPESVDERRDRFLKWIGLSSSWDGPDGKEKGGITTHYRKMSVDRIRDVGETVLANSDSQESCFSGRSSQSFHSNEALELDEDGAAEVRLHWKIRNLDNGVEFVLDEFSQEGMLSQVREVGSNKLFTAEEFHRTLGPSPLVQKYLRRAADGIDTVDTKTKTKRSWLQKLTVATHNKVKSMGDKVKGKESNLKTGTNIQRVRVHTCDKESKELSSLHTGQEFLAHEGSISTMKFSPCGQYLASAGKDGMVRMWRVIADEIPNNLNAHDGDSSCLYFSLTPTSKLASLNDNKEKISVSKMMRKSPESACVVLPPKIFRILEKPLHEFHGHSGEVLALSWSRNGYLLSSSVDKTARLWKVGQDQCLGVYSHNNYVTCVEFNPIDDNIFISGSIDGKIRLWEVHGCRVIDWTDVKEIVTAVCYCPDGKGGVVGSMDGNCHFYDVIGNQLQMGSQVCLPGKKKLARKRITGFQYCPSDSSKVMVTSADSQVRILCRSNIICKFKGIRNSGNQFPASFTSDGKHILAVTEDSNVHIWNYTEQGRRTNKPKKVRSSESFFSNNASVALPWSGFNTNPGTLPRSSILENRNVNRNSLPRASDCFSLGRTFLVDSLTKGSATWPEEKLPNSSSPVTVFPSVCKSEYKFLKSAWQGALSSPHLWGLVVVTAGLDGCIRTFLNYGLPIRF; encoded by the exons ATGATGGGGAGTTATAGTGAGTTTGAAGAAGAATGTTTCTTTGATAGCCGTGAAGAGATTACTTCTGTTTCTGATTTGGGTTCTGATTGCAATGAGACATGTGTTCGTAGTTTGGGTGACGAGTGTGTTTTAGGATATGACTTATGGAATAAGGATCCAGAAAGTGTTGATGAACGTCGTGATAGATTTTTGAAGTGGATAGGTTTGAGCTCAAGTTGGGACGGACCTGATGGGAAAGAAAAGGGTGGTATTACTACTCATTACAGAAAGATGAGTGTTGATAGAATAAGGGATGTCGGTGAAACTGTTCTGGCAAATTCAGATTCTCAAGAAAGCTGTTTCTCAGGTCGGTCTTCTCAATCTTTCCACTCTAATGAAGCTTTGGAATTGGATGAGGATGGTGCAGCAGAAGTAAGATTGCATTGGAAAATTAGAAATTTGGACAACGGAGTAGAGTTTGTTCTTGATGAATTTAGTCAGGAAGGTATGCTTAGCCAAGTACGGGAAGTAGGTTCAAACAAGTTGTTCACTGCTGAAGAGTTCCATAGAACTCTTGGGCCATCGCCCTTGGTTCAGAAGTATCTGCGGAGAGCGGCGGATGGAATTGATACAGTTGATACTAAGACAAAAACTAAAAGAAGTTGGCTTCAAAAGCTAACTGTTGCGACTCATAATAAGGTGAAGTCAATGGGGGACAAAGTGAAAGGCAAGGAATCCAACTTAAAGACAGGTACTAACATTCAGAGAGTTCGGGTCCACACATGTGATAAGGAGTCAAAAGAACTGTCCTCACTTCACACAGGGCAAGAGTTCCTAGCACACGAGGGCTCAATTTCAACAATGAAGTTTAGTCCTTGTGGCCAGTATCTAGCAAGTGCTGGCAAAGATGGCATGGTGCGCATGTGGAGGGTGATTGCAGATGAAATTCCAAACAACCTGAATGCACATGATGGTGACTCCTCTTGTTTATACTTCTCACTGACTCCTACGTCAAAATTAGCTTCTCTGAACGACAACAAAGAGAAAATTAGTGTGTCAAAAATGATGAGGAAATCGCCAGAATCAGCTTGTGTCGTCCTCCCACCAAAGATTTTCCGGATATTGGAGAAACCATTGCACGAGTTCCATGGACACAGTGGTGAGGTCTTGGCCCTTTCATGGTCTAGAAATGGG TATCTGCTGTCATCTTCAGTTGATAAAACAGCTCGTCTCTGGAAAGTGGGGCAAGATCAATGCCTTGGCGTTTATTCACATAATAACTATG TCACTTGTGTAGAATTCAATCCAATAGATGATAACATTTTCATTAGCGGTTCAATAGATGGGAAAATACGTCTCTGGGAGGTGCATGGTTGCCGAGTAATCGATTGGACTGATGTAAAAGAAATAGTGACTGCTGTTTGTTATTGTCCTGATGGAAAG GGGGGCGTAGTGGGATCCATGGATGGCAATTGTCATTTTTATGATGTAATAG GTAATCAATTGCAGATGGGCTCACAAGTATGCCTGCCAGGAAAGAAGAAGCTTGCTCGCAAGAGAATAACTGGATTTCAG TACTGCCCGAGCGACTCTAGCAAAGTCATGGTAACTTCTGCTGACTCGCAAGTTAGAATACTTTGTAGATCCAATATCATCTGCAAATTCAAAG GAATTCGAAATTCAGGGAACCAATTTCCTGCATCTTTCACTTCGGACGGGAAACACATTCTCGCAGTTACCGAGGATTCAAATGTACATATCTGGAATTATACTGAGCAGGGCCGAAGAACAAACAAACCGAAAAAAGTCCGGTCATCAGAGAGTTTCTTTTCCAACAACGCATCAGTTGCCTTACCTTGGTCGGGCTTCAACACAAATCCAGGAACGCTACCTAGAAGTAGTATTTTAGAAAACAGAAATGTCAACAGGAACTCACTGCCAAGGGCGTCCGATTGTTTCTCCCTAGGGCGTACATTTTTGGTAGACTCTCTAACTAAGGGCTCCGCGACATGGCCAGAGGAGAAACTGCCTAATTCTTCGAGTCCAGTAACTGTCTTCCCATCGGTATGCAAGTCTGAGTACAAGTTCTTGAAAAGTGCTTGGCAAGGTGCATTGAGCTCTCCTCATCTGTGGGGTCTTGTGGTTGTTACTGCTGGACTGGATGGATGTATTAGAACATTTCTCAACTATGGATTACCAATTCGTTTTTGA
- the LOC101251314 gene encoding MYB-like transcription factor 4, with amino-acid sequence MGRAPCCAKEGLRKGPWSTKEDLLLTNYINQYGEGQWRSLPKNAGLLRCGKSCRLRWVNYLKPGIKRGNFSEDEEDLIVRLHSLLGNRWSLIAGRLPGRTDNEIKNYWNTHLTKKLRSTGIEPKPHKNLTKLKEKSRKQTKKEKSRKEVGKKSNDEKLKGQIAQVEKIKVFAPKPIRISCGISRNNSFENDTLSTTTCSSNSNFEKVDDGKDREKEVKLFPRELDFDELLEGGGFYDEFLMGESCNFSNKVEMNDNMVEKVYEEYLLLLSEIQEDQTEKKFSM; translated from the exons atgggaaGAGCACCATGTTGTGCTAAAGAAGGATTGCGTAAAGGGCCATGGTCTACTAAAGAAGATTTATTACTTACTAATTATATCAATCAATATGGTGAAGGCCAATGGAGATCTTTGCCTAAAAATGCtg gATTGCTTAGGTGTGGGAAAAGTTGTAGATTAAGATGGGTGAATTATTTAAAGCCAGGGATTAAAAGAGGAAATTTtagtgaagatgaagaagatcTTATAGTGAGATTACATTCACTTCTGGGTAATCGTTGGTCATTAATTGCCGGACGATTACCTGGTCGAACAGATAATGAAATCAAGAATTATTGGAATACGCATTTGACCAAGAAGCTCAGAAGCACAGGAATTGAACCAAAACCCCACAAGAATTTGACCAAATTAAAggagaaatcaagaaaacaaaccaaaaaggagaaatcaagaaaagaagTGGGGAAGAAAAGCAATGATGAGAAGTTGAAGGGTCAAATTGCACAAGTTGAGAAGATAAAAGTATTTGCACCAAAGCCCATAAGGATTTCTTGTGGGATTTCAAGGAACAATAGTTTTGAAAATGATACATTGAGTACTACTACTTGTTCCTCAAATagtaattttgaaaaagttgATGATGGAAAAGACAGGGAAAAAGAGGTGAAGTTATTTCCAAGGGAATTAGATTTTGATGAATTACTTGAAGGGGGtggattttatgatgaatttcttATGGGAGAAAGCTGCAATTTTTCAAACAAAGTGGAAATGAATGATAATATGGTGGAAAAAGTATATGAAGAATATCTTCTACTTCTTTCTGAAATTCAAGAAGATCAAACGGAGAAAAAATTCTCAATGTAA